The nucleotide sequence CGCCGTCGGCCGCCGACCGGGAACCGGGCATTCCGACCGCGCTGCGGCCGGACGGCACCTGCGCGCCACCCGCCTCGTCGGGAACCGAACCGCCGGTGTCGCCGCCCCAGGACACGCGGTGGCAGGACCTGGACGGCTACCTTGTCCCCGTCTCGGCCTCAGTCGGCCCGGCGGCGATCGACGGCCTCATCGCACGGTGCTACGCCCGCACCCCGATGGGTGCGGTCTTCGCCGCGCTGAACGGCAGTTGGCGCTATCAGCGGACCTCGGACTGGGGTGCGGCGGCGCAGCACCTCCTGGCGCCCGGGCCGGGGCGTGACGCGTACATCCGGCAGCGGTCCGCGGCCACCGGGCCCAACGCGCGCCCCCAACCGATCCCCACCGGGGACGACGTGCCGCAGCCGCGAGGATTCCGGGTCCTGGACCAAAGCCTCGACCGTGTCCGGGTCGACATCGTGCGGGAGCCGTTCGAGGGGGGACCGTCGACCCACACGGAGTGGACCGTCGTGTGGGTCGACGGCGACTGGCGCCTCGAACTGCCGGCGAACGGCGAGCCGCCGCCGAGCGCCCCCGTGAATCCCGGCGAACCCTACGTGGCCTGGGACCCCGCATCGCTGTTCAAGGTGGTGGACGAGCCGGCATGACACCCGAGGCGACGGCACCGGGCGCGGACCCCGGCGCGCCGACGACGCGAGAAACCCCCGTGACCCAAAGGCACCGAGGAGCACCGGCGTATGGAGTCCGTGAGGCCGAAGCCGAGGACGTACGGGAACTGGCGCAAGCCCACTTCGCCCGGAGTACTCGGGCTCGGCCTGGCCCCCACCGTCGGGTTGCTCGCCGGGCTCATCGTCGTGATCTTCAGCCTGCTCATCTCGCTGCTTCTCGCGCTCCTGGTCGTCGTCGTCATGTGCGCCGCCCTGGGACCGCTGATGATGCGCGACCGGCACGGCCGCAGCGGCATGCAATGGATCTCCGCACGGATGGCGTGGACGATGGCTAAAGCGCGCGGGCAGCACCTGTACCGTTCGGGCCCGATCGGGCGTACCCCACCGGGGACATGCCAATTGCCGGGGCTTGCCGCGAAGACTCGGCTCTACGAGGCGTTCGACGCCTACCAGCGGCCCTTCGGTCTGCTGCACATCCGGTCGGTGGACGACTACACCGCGGTCCTCCAGTGCGACGCCGACGGGGCCGCACTGGTCGACGACGACCAGATCGACACATGGGTGGCGTACTGGGGCCAGTGGCTCAGCACCCTCGGCAGCGAACCCGGCCTCGTCGCCGCCTCGATCACGGTCGAGACGGCACCCGACACCGGGGAGCGGCTGCGCGACGAGATCAACGCCAACATGCGCGCCGACGCCCCCGAGCTGGCCCGCAAGGTGCTGACCAAGGTCATGCACGACTATCCCGAGGGAGCCGCGCGCGTCACGACCCGGATCGCGCTGACTTTCGAAGGACGCGCGCCGGCCGGGAAGCGGCGTACGGCGGGGGAGATGGCCACCGAGATCGGCACCCGGCTGCCGGCGCTGTCGTCCGGGCTCTCGATGACCGGCGCCGGAACGGCCGTGCCCATGCGCGCGTCCCAAATAGCCGCCGCCGTGCGGGTGGCCTATGACCCCACGGTCGCCGTCCTGGTGGACCGGGCGCGGGCCGAGGGCGGACCCGGGCTGCGGTGGAGCGAGGCGGGGCCGTTCGCGGCCCAGGAGTCGTGGGGCCACTACCGGCACGACGGCGCCTACTCCGTCACCTGGGCGATGTCGGACGCGCCGCGCGGCGAGGTCTTCGCGACGGTCCTGCAACGACTGCTCTCCCCGCATGACGACATCCTGCGCAAGCGCGTCACGATCCTCTACCGCGCGCACGACCCGGGGACGGCCGCGCGCATCGTCGAACGGGACATCAAGGACGCGCGGTTCAAGGCCAACCAGGCGAAGAAGGCCTCCGCACGCGATTCGGTGGCCCTGACGGCGGCCGAACAGACCGCCCTCGAAGAGGCGACCGGAGCCGGGTTGCTGCGGTTCGGCATGCTGGTCACCGCCACCGTGGACCACCACGACAAGCTCGAACTGGCGGCGTCCGCGGTGGACAATCTGTCGGCCTCCGCCCGGCTTGTCCTACGCCGCGCCTATGGCGCGCAGGCGTCCTCGTTCGCCGCCGCACTTCCGCTCGGCCTGGTCCTGCCGCGACATGTGCGGGTTCCGCAAGTGCTTCGGGATTCCCTGTGACGTCCGGGGGGCGGGTACGCGGAACGGCCGTGTGGGAGGGCGTCTCGCCGCGTGAGGGGGCGGGGGCGCCGACAGCCGGGCGGTCGTGGTTCGCTCGGCTGACGGGAAGGCGCGAACCGGGCGCGGACACGCGGGTCGCCCCGGCGGAACCCGGCCTTCGCGGCTGGGACGGGTGGGGCGCCGGATCGGTCGGCTACGTCGACGCGGCGCCGGAGTGGCGCGGAACCTCCGTACAGGTGTGCGGCCTGTGGCCCTTCTCCGTGGGGACCGGGACGCCGATGGCGGGGGTCCCTTTGGGACGGTCGCTGATCGGCGGCGCCACCTTGTGCTGCGACCCGATCAGCTGGTTCCAGCGCGCCAAACTCATCCTGAACCCCAGCGAGTTCGTCCTGGGGAAGCCGGGACTGGGCAAGTCCACCGTGGTGCGGCGCCAGGCGCTGGGCCTGGCGGGATACGGCGTGAACCCCGTCGTCTTCGGGGACCTCAAACCCGACTACGTCGATCTCATCCGGGCTCTGGGAGGGCAGGTCATCACGCTCGGACGGGGCCGGGGCTTCCTCAACGTCCTCGACCCGGGCGAGGTGACCGCCACGGCCGCCCGACTGACCGGTGAGGACCGTCGGGCGCTGCTCGCGGACGCGCACGGCCGCCGGGTCAACACCGTCGCCTCGCTGATCACGGTGCTGCGCCGGGTACCGCCGTCCGACCGCGAGGAGACCATACTCAACGCCGCGTTGGCCGTGCTGGACGCGCGGCACCGAGGCGTCCCGGTACTCGCCGACCTGCTGAAACTCATCCAGGAGGCTCCGGAGGAACTGCGGGCGGTGGCCCTGGACCGCGGTGAACTGACCAAGTACCGCGAGATCACCGAGCATTTGGAGTCGTCGCTGATCGGTCTGCTCGGACGCGGGCGGCTCGGCGAGATGTTCTCCCAGTCGACCTCGGAACCCATGCGCCACGACATGCCGGTGTGCTTCGACGTGAGCAGCATCGACGACGCGGACTCGCAGATGCAGGCCGCCGCGCTGCTCTCGTGCTGGAGCTACGGCTTCGGCACGATCGCCTGCGCCCAGGCTCTGGCGGACGCCGGACTTGAGCCGCAACGCCGGTACTTCGTGATCCTCGACGAGCTGTGGCGCGTGCTGCGCGCCGGTCGCGGCCTGGTCGACCGCATCGACGCGCTGACGCGGCTGAACCGCCAGCGCGGCGTGGGGATGGCGATGATCACGCACACGATGTCCGACCTGCTCGCCCTGCCTTCGGAAGAGGACCGGATGAAGGCCAAGGGATTCGTGGAACGCGCCGGGATGGTCGTCTGCGGCGGATTGCCGGCCGCGGAAATGCCGCAGCTCACCCAGGTTGTGGCGATGACGGAGGCGGAACAGCACATGATCGAGGACTGGTCGACCCCGCCGAGCTGGGACTCGGAATCGGGGGAGGAGGCGCCGCCGCCGGGGCTCGGCAATTTCATCATCAAGGTGGGCGGACGGCCCGGGATACCGGTGCACGTCGATCTCACCGAGTACGAGGAGAACATCAATGACACGAACAGGCGGTGGACCCGGTGAGCAGTTGCCCCCCGCCGGTGGCCGATACCGATATGCCGCCGTTTGTCGCGAATATGGCGGGCACCCACAGCCAGGTCGTCCCGTGGTGGTGGCAGCATTTGCCGGACGAAACCGATCCCAAGCTCAAACTCATGTGGGAACAGAACTGTACGGACGATCTCGTCTTCTATGCCGACGGCGACCACAAGGGCGAGAGCGTCGCGGACGCCGGATATGTGGGAGGGTTTCAACACAAAGTCGAGTGCAGAATCCCGGAGGGCGAATGGAAGGATAAATGGGATTCCATCGCGGAAACCATCAGGAACGGAGCCTCCGCCAATCCGCACAAATTCATCTCGAATCCCATCGAGTGGACGCGGTTCGAGCTCAGTGATCTGATCCAGAACTCCGTGCACTGGTGGCTGGAGGTCGACGACCCCTTCGATGAGCACGGAAAGTTCGGTCCCTATGTGACCGACCACGGGAATCCCGCCGAAGGCCCCGACACCTGGAGGATCCAAGACAACCTGACGCAGAGCACGCTGTTCCTCGTCGGCGTCGTCGCCGTCATCTCGATGCTGTTCGTCGCCGGGCGCATGGCCCTGCGGCGCGATGCCCAGCCGGCCCGCGACATGGTGCGGGCCATCGTCACCCTGGTGATCGTCACGGCGGTCGGCTTCACGTTCATCACCGTGCTGCTCCGCGCCGGCGACAAGTTCAGCAGGTACTTCGTCGTCAAATCACTCGCCGGGCACAGTACGGTCGTCGAAGGAAATTCCGACAACTATCCTTGCGATGTCCTCGCGGACAAGATCAAATCGATTCCCGCGCAGTTCGTCGATATGAACTTCTTTCTGTTCCTGCTGTGTGCGATATTTCTCCTCGTCGGCTCGCTGGTCCTGTACATCTATATGCTGGCGAGAGTCTTCGTCATCACCCTGCTCACCGGACTCATGCCCTTGGCGGCGGCCAGTACGGCCACCCAGTCGGGAAAGGAGTGGTTCGGTAAACAGGTGTCCTATCTGATGGCGTTTATTTTGATCAAGCCCGCGGCCACGGTCGTCTTCGTGGTCTCCCTGCGCCTGTCGTCGGGAAGCTCCGCGGACGATTCCGCGATCGAACAGCTCACCTCGGTCCTCTTCCTGTTCCTGGGGACGGTGCTGCTGCCCGCGATGACGCGGCTCGCGTTCCCGTTCACCTCGGCGGCGGCGCAAGGGGAAAAGGGAGCCGCGGCCCTCGCGACCGCCCCCGTGGCGATGGGAGCGAAGGTCGTGAAAAGCGGAATCTCGTCGCTCCGGCGCTAGAACCACGTTTGGGAGGGGAGTGGGCGATGAGCGCGGTCAACCGCCATCGGGGTCCGGATATCCACGTCGAGGCGTTGGTCATCTTCTCCATTCTGATCGGCCTGTTCACCATCGGCGGGCTGATCACGGCGGCGGCGGCGATCGGTGCGGCGCGCACCGGCGCCGAAGCCCCACCCAAGTTCCCCCCGGTCACCCTCCTGCACCTCGCCCTCGGCAAGTACGCCTGGCCGGGCCGACCGGCGACACTCGCGCTGACGGCGATGATCTGTGGGCTGGTGCTGCTCGCGTTGCTGGTGATGTACGCCAGGAAGGGTCGGCCCGAGCGCATCGATCGCGCGTGCCGCTACCTTGCCGCGCCCGTCGAACTCCAACCCATGACGACGCACGGGGTGTTGGCGACGGCGCGCAAGCTGATGGTTCCGGAATCCGCCCCTCCCGGGATCTACATAGGCCGGACCGTCCGGGAAAAGGCGGACCTCTGGGGTTCCTGGGAGGACATGCACGTCGACATCTGGGGTCCCCGTACCGGAAAGACCGCCACCCGCGCGATTCCCAACATCGTGGCCGCGCCCGGGTGCGTCGTCGTCACGTCCAACAAGCGCGATGTCGTGGACCACACCCGGGGCGTCCGTGAACAGGCCGGACACGTATGGATATTCGATCCGCAGAATCAGGCCGGCGGCAAACCGGTGTTCTGGTGGGATCCACTCAGCTACGTGGGCACCAGCATCGTCAAGGCCGTCAAGCTCGCCGCTCGGTTCAGCACGATCAACCGGCAGTCGCACCAGCGCAGCGACGCGTACTTCGAGCCGGCCGCCCAGGACTTGTTCGCCAACCTGCTGCTGGCCGCCTCGATCACCGGAAAACCGATCACGCAGGTGTACGAGTGGCTGACCCGCCCCACCGACGACACCCCGGTACGCATTCTCCGGGACGGCGGGCACCGGCTGCCCGCGAAGTCGGTCGCGTCGGTGATCACGGCTCCCGACCGGCAGCGGGCGGGCGTCTATGGAACGGCCATTCAGCTGGCGTCCTTCCTGGTCGCCGACAACATCAACGAATGGGTCACCCCGGGAAGCGATCCGACACGGCCGCGATTCGACGTCATCGGGTTCCTGAAGAGTTCGGACACGCTCTACCTGCTCTCCGAGGAGACCAACAAAGTCGCCGCGCCGTTGGTGCTGGCGCTCACCACGATCCTGGCCGAGGAGGCCGAGAACATCGCCCGCGATTCGCCCGGCGGGCGTCTGCCCGTCCCGGCGCTGTTCGTTCTCGACGAGGCGGCCAACGTCTGCCCCTGGAAGGCGCTTCCCGACAAGTACACCCACTTCGGATCGCGCGGTGTGATCGTCATGCTGATCCTCCAGTCCTGGGCCCAAGGTGTGGCCGTCTGGGGCGATACGGGTATGGCCAAGCTGTGGGGGTCGGCGAACGTTCGCGTCTACGGAGGCGGGGTGTCCGATGTGAAATTCCTCGACGACCTGTCCAAATCGAGCGGCGTCTTCGAACCACGCACCGGCACCATGAGTGTGAAGTGGGGCGACCACCGGTCCTTCGGTGTCGGGTCACGGTCCGAATCCGTGCTGGACTCCTCGGACTTGATGGCCATGCCGCGCGGGCGTGCCTTCGTTCAACTGAGCGGCGCGCGTCCGACGCTGGTCCGCACGGTGCCGTGGTGGGAGGGGCCGTACGCGTCCGTCATCCGCGCGTCGTTGGCCCGCTACGAGCCGCGCCCCACGATCACCCTGGTCAAGGAGCCCGCATGACCCGCCCCGTGCACGAAGACCCGTGGGGCCAGGGGATCTACGCCGCGCAGCCGACGCCGCGGGCGTCGGCCGCGACCCCGCCCGCGGCGCCCGCACCTCCGGTACTCCCGGCAGGGCAACGCGACGGAACCGTGTCGGCGACCCGACTGTTCGATTCCGTCGAGCAGTTCGTGCACGAGTACCTGGCACGGATCATCTGCCGTCGACTCGGCCAGGGCACGGCGATGTGGTGCCCGGAGTGGTGGCGGCACGACGAGGCGGTGATTCGCTTCGACTGCCTGTGGCGGGCGTTCGAGTTCTTCGTCACCGATACGGAGACCGGCGTCTCCACATGGTGGCTCCATCACGCCGACCCGCACTTGCGCGCGCTGCTCGATCCCGACTACGGGCCGTTCGCGCTGTGTGATCCCGAGGACGGCCATGCCACGTATCCGATCGGGCCGTTGCCGGTCCGGGAAGCCCCCGCGGAGACGTGGGACAACCCGCTTCTCCGCGTCACGTCGCGCCGACACGCGTGGGAGTGACGCATCGTGGCGGACGGCGAGGGAGTGGTCGACGGGATCGTCGACATCACCGCGGCGGGGGTGGACAGGGTCGCGGACCTGGCCGGCGATGCGACGGTGCAGGCCTTCGGGATCGCCGGTGACGTGGGAAAACAGCTCGCGAGGCTGCCGGCCAAGGTCGTCACCCACAAGCTGACGCGGACTGTTGCCCTCGGGGGCGCCGGCGTCGCGGCGGGGGTCGCGGTCACCAAGGGCGTCGCGTCGAGTGCGAGCGTCATGGTGGCACCCAAGGCCCTGGTGGCGGGTGCCGGCCTCGTGGGGCTGGGCGTTGTGGCGAAAAAGTACATGAACCACCGTGCGGACCTCGCCAAGATCTCCGCCGACCCCGACCTGTCGACGCTGCGTTCCGAACGCCGCTCCGCACGGCCTTACGAGCGGCAGGCCCAAAGTGCGGAGAACCAGGCGGCGAGGGCGGAATCGCGACGAGCACGTGCCGAACGCCGCTTTGTCCGGCGCGCACAGCGGATCCATCCCACGGCCGAGTCCTACGACACCACCCCGAGCGATGTCAGGATCGCGCTCAAGTTGAAGGACCGTCGGGCCAAGAAGGCGTTCCGCAGAATGGGGCAGCAGGCCGCGCTCGCGGGGAGCCGGGAGGTCCGGGCGCGACAGGCCCGCGACGCGGCGACACCCCACCAGGTCAGGGCCGCCGCCGCACGCGAACAGGCGCTCGCGAAGCCACCGGAGACCATGCCGCGCGGGCGTTTGGCCTTGCGATCCCTCGGGCTGAGCAAGGGCTTGCTCAAGGGGCCGACGTAGCGCCGTCGTCCCACGGCGTCCTCGGCGCTTTCGCGGGGCCGGGGGCCTCACCGTTCCGCGGCGGAGCCGGGTCGCCGACGGGTGTTCGGGCTTCCAGCAGGCGACGGGCGGAGCGCGCCTGGGGACTGTCGGCGCCCCACCCGGTCGTCCGCAGGGCGACGATGCGTTCTCCGATCCGACGGCTGTCCGCCCCGTCCCCGGCGCGCGTCCAACAGAAGTGCGCGTTGTCCGCCAGTTGTGCCCCGCGCTCATCGACCGTTCCCGTGGCGCCGACACGGGGCAGCGCGAGCCCCGCGTACATGCGTGCGGCCCGCACGGGGTCCCCGGCGACGAACGTGGCATAGGCGAGTACTTCGCCGGCGGCGTGCGTCGCGGGGTCATCGCGGCCCCGCTGTTCGGTGAACCGGTCCACGAGGAGCTGGGCCCGGCTGCGCGCGGCGGCGAACCGTCCGAGG is from Yinghuangia sp. ASG 101 and encodes:
- a CDS encoding SCO6880 family protein, which encodes MESVRPKPRTYGNWRKPTSPGVLGLGLAPTVGLLAGLIVVIFSLLISLLLALLVVVVMCAALGPLMMRDRHGRSGMQWISARMAWTMAKARGQHLYRSGPIGRTPPGTCQLPGLAAKTRLYEAFDAYQRPFGLLHIRSVDDYTAVLQCDADGAALVDDDQIDTWVAYWGQWLSTLGSEPGLVAASITVETAPDTGERLRDEINANMRADAPELARKVLTKVMHDYPEGAARVTTRIALTFEGRAPAGKRRTAGEMATEIGTRLPALSSGLSMTGAGTAVPMRASQIAAAVRVAYDPTVAVLVDRARAEGGPGLRWSEAGPFAAQESWGHYRHDGAYSVTWAMSDAPRGEVFATVLQRLLSPHDDILRKRVTILYRAHDPGTAARIVERDIKDARFKANQAKKASARDSVALTAAEQTALEEATGAGLLRFGMLVTATVDHHDKLELAASAVDNLSASARLVLRRAYGAQASSFAAALPLGLVLPRHVRVPQVLRDSL
- a CDS encoding DUF4913 domain-containing protein; protein product: MTRPVHEDPWGQGIYAAQPTPRASAATPPAAPAPPVLPAGQRDGTVSATRLFDSVEQFVHEYLARIICRRLGQGTAMWCPEWWRHDEAVIRFDCLWRAFEFFVTDTETGVSTWWLHHADPHLRALLDPDYGPFALCDPEDGHATYPIGPLPVREAPAETWDNPLLRVTSRRHAWE
- a CDS encoding type IV secretory system conjugative DNA transfer family protein, which encodes MSAVNRHRGPDIHVEALVIFSILIGLFTIGGLITAAAAIGAARTGAEAPPKFPPVTLLHLALGKYAWPGRPATLALTAMICGLVLLALLVMYARKGRPERIDRACRYLAAPVELQPMTTHGVLATARKLMVPESAPPGIYIGRTVREKADLWGSWEDMHVDIWGPRTGKTATRAIPNIVAAPGCVVVTSNKRDVVDHTRGVREQAGHVWIFDPQNQAGGKPVFWWDPLSYVGTSIVKAVKLAARFSTINRQSHQRSDAYFEPAAQDLFANLLLAASITGKPITQVYEWLTRPTDDTPVRILRDGGHRLPAKSVASVITAPDRQRAGVYGTAIQLASFLVADNINEWVTPGSDPTRPRFDVIGFLKSSDTLYLLSEETNKVAAPLVLALTTILAEEAENIARDSPGGRLPVPALFVLDEAANVCPWKALPDKYTHFGSRGVIVMLILQSWAQGVAVWGDTGMAKLWGSANVRVYGGGVSDVKFLDDLSKSSGVFEPRTGTMSVKWGDHRSFGVGSRSESVLDSSDLMAMPRGRAFVQLSGARPTLVRTVPWWEGPYASVIRASLARYEPRPTITLVKEPA
- a CDS encoding type IV secretory system conjugative DNA transfer family protein; this translates as MAGVPLGRSLIGGATLCCDPISWFQRAKLILNPSEFVLGKPGLGKSTVVRRQALGLAGYGVNPVVFGDLKPDYVDLIRALGGQVITLGRGRGFLNVLDPGEVTATAARLTGEDRRALLADAHGRRVNTVASLITVLRRVPPSDREETILNAALAVLDARHRGVPVLADLLKLIQEAPEELRAVALDRGELTKYREITEHLESSLIGLLGRGRLGEMFSQSTSEPMRHDMPVCFDVSSIDDADSQMQAAALLSCWSYGFGTIACAQALADAGLEPQRRYFVILDELWRVLRAGRGLVDRIDALTRLNRQRGVGMAMITHTMSDLLALPSEEDRMKAKGFVERAGMVVCGGLPAAEMPQLTQVVAMTEAEQHMIEDWSTPPSWDSESGEEAPPPGLGNFIIKVGGRPGIPVHVDLTEYEENINDTNRRWTR